The window GCCGGTCTTTTCATATCTTGGGATAAAGTTGGGCAACAGCTTTTCCTTTCCTAAAGTTTAATTGATAAGCTTTGTGACTTCTGGCTACCCTATTTACAGAAACCTGGTTATGTGGTCTGAGTCTAGCAAGTATAACCAAGAGGAATCTTTCTAGAGGTAGATGAGGCCACCAGTTTTGCTTGTAGAATGTTTATtcctgattttatatgatttagcTTTCTGCAACCATCCAACCTATGATCCGATGATGCGGGACTCTGTTAATAGGAACTTATAATTTCTAGAGCTTAAAGGTGCAGTTTGCTTCTCAATGTCCCAGCTTGAACATTTTAGTGAGCCAGAGCATTCTGTTTCCCAATGTATATATAACACTGGAACGATTTTATAATTGAAAAACTGTGTATCTTGTTTAACTTTGCAGCCCAAAAAGATGGTGCCTGTCGGCATATGCGAGCTTGACTTGACATGCAAGAAGGATAATCAAGTTCGAACGAGTAGTATTATTGAAATTCGAGCTCGAtgattgctcataaaattcaagTCCGATTCACATGGGTTCGAGTCAATACAAGCTTTGTCAAGTTCGAGctagaaattttcattttcttgataatttTGAGTTAAAACATATTATTGtcctttaaaaattttcatacgTTCTAAAATATTTCGTAAATTCAATAACTCTTTTGGATATAAagataattttataataataataataatatattaaacaattaaaattaaaaaatttaataagaCTCGACGAGCTTTTGAGTATTTTTTTTGGATACTCGAATTCGACTTGATTGACTTATCGAGGCACTTGGACTTGGATTGTCTCGAACTCGATCAACCCGAGTCCAAGTCAAGTTTTTAGCTTGCGGGTTCGCTTGGATTTGGGTCGCCTCAAACTCGGCCAATTCGAGTTCAAATCAAGTTTTTAACTTGCGAGTAGATCGGTTCGATTTGACCGGATACCTGTGATCACCGAAGCTATCAGTTGGTACTGTTTAGCGTAGTTGGACTGGTATTGTCGGTGACCAAATGATAAAACGTCTGCCAAGTTCTTCCGGTGGTTGTTCTGACGCAAGAATTTAATCGTATATTCGAGCTTAATTAAGATCTTTGGAACTCTGCTTGGAAAATCTCTCTATGTACAAAGCATGAGGGATGCTTTTggtgtcaaaattttttttatcactttttgccTCGCATGGGTAAGTTTTTATACTATGAGTAATTTTAATGGAGTAACTCTCAGTAACTCAACATAAATATTAACTTCCAAAAACTTCCTTTTTTGGTGAAATGTTAACTTCTACATTTTTATTAGTAGAaaagttctctctctctctttttttttttttttttttggtttgaaaatttACACGTTTGTAGGGTGTGTATTTCCCGCTATTATTAATAATaaggaaaagataaaataattaaatcacagACACTAGTACTGTAATACAGACTCTAGTAAAACTTACTTTCAAGCATATACTTGctagttttaattaaaaacttactaaagttaatattaattagtttaatataatatttaaaaaatcgCTAAAAAACTTGATCCGACGCTAATGGTAATATTGTAGGTTTCCCTAATATTGTTACCATAACTATAGGCGCTGTAGCTTTGTCctttaaataaatcatccaaataaactcccatccaaacaaactcaccGTAATACAGACTCTAGTAATCCCAATTCTTTGGTATTTCAGAAAAAGCATTACAATTATATTAATTGAAAACTAGACCCCACATATTTTGTGTCTCAAGACTAACTCCCTTGCTCAACCGCTACCACCCTAGAGCTAGAGGCCCATGCCCCTCCTATCCCTTCTCGTCAACGCCCTCCTCCTCCCGTTGCTCGTCCCCATTCCCAACCTCTCTTTTCATCCTATTAACAAAAGACAGGGGGTGAAGTATGAGGAGAATCTCCTCTGGCTGGTTGCCAAATACTTGTTAGTATGTTACATCCTAAAGAAACCAAAGGAGTTGAATGAAAGAGATTTTATTTTACTATAACATTTTGGTTCCCATGATAAGGGAGAGGGTGGCATTTAATGTTGGTGAAAATGTGTAAAAAATAATCCCAATAATTAAATGAAGCCTGCAGATATATGAatgatattattattgttaagaGACGGACAACCGTCCGCGTCTTATAGGGCTACTGGGTTAGCGTCATCGATCCTTACATGTATACTCAGGCATTCTTGGAGCCGAAGCTATGTGCTTAATTAAGCTGCTGAGAAGTTCAGTGGATACGCAGcttttagagagagagagagagagaaaagaaagagaaggaggcGAGCGAGCTGTCCCTGCTGCTGGTGTGGTGTGGTGTGGTCTGGTACCTGTCGCAGTTGACGTCTGTTCTAATCCATCTAATCCTACGACTCCTCAACCATCAGTTGGTAGAGAAGGCTGCACATGCACCCAAACCCTCCAGTCTCCACTCCTCCTCTCTTTCTTCTGATGACCTCTCTGTGATCACTTCTACACCATATAGATCGATCGCGTACCATTAATCCTAGCTACTTAAAATCCCTGCTCCTCACCCCCTGGCTCCCTCGCTCTCGCAGGCCTTTCTTTTTAATCGATCACCTTAATTGTACGTCTTTCCCCCATTCAGCCACAAGAAGGCTTTCCAGTACCATGGCTGCCGGCTTAGTTACTGGTTCTCACGCTCGTAATGAACATGATCACGTCATTCATGGCATGGAGGATGAGGTCACTCCCCCATGAAATCATGAATTTAATGACTTGagtttattatttattcttctACCAATCGTATTTTGTTTTTTCATATACTTCTCATAATAAATTCGTGTTATTTGTCATGCCATTGCATGCACAGCAGCGGCCTCCCACACGCGAATCTGGAAACAAGACGAAAATATGTCGAGTTTGCGGGGATGAAATTGGGTTGAAGGAGAATGGAGAGGTTTTCGCGGCATGTCACGAGTGTGGTTTCCCGGTGTGTCGGCCTTGTTATGAGTACGAGAGAAGTGACGGCGACCAGTGCTGTCCTCAGTGCCACGCCCGTTATAAGCGCCACAAAGGTCCTCGACTTCCTACGTAtattggggattttttttttccatttatatatatatatatatatatatatatattaaaaaaaaaaaaaaaaaaaagctagctAATTCATGAGCAGGTTGCCCTAGAATCGAAGGAGATGATGAAGATAATTTTGACGATGATTTTGAGGATGAATTTCAGCTCAGAAATCATCACGACACCAGTCCCGATCGCCGACAGCGGTATTGGGTAATGCTCTTTTTCTGTACAGACTGCAAAAACAGTTACAGAATACTCATTACTTACTTAATATATACAGTGCAGTGCAAGTGAAAAAATCTACTAGTTAGTTTTTTTATGTATGTACGTACCTATAAAAATacgagaaaaaatatatatttgaaaacaaaatatAAACGAGAGGAAAGTTATTTTTGGCGTTCGCGTCATATATAATGACACCATAATTGGTTGGCGTTGCCAGGAAAATGGTGAGTATAATCACCAACATTTGCATACTAATGGAGCCGCACATCATTCCGTCGCTGGAAGTGGTAATCGAATTAATTAAGTTTGAtccttcttttcatttttattcctttgcaatttccttttctttttttttttttcaaatgctcACTGCtactatatatatacacaccaTATATACTCGATCGTGTGAATATATCATCAtttgtaaattgggaatttttttgttcatgcatatatgtatatgtatatatatagttGTGGGAGGTAAGGAAGAAGGCGAAGAAGACGATCAAAAGGAGACTTACAGCACTTCCGAATGGAAGGAAAGagtggaaaaatggaaaaccaGGCAGGAGAAGAGGGGTCTGGTCACAAAGTTGGACGATGGAGGAAACGACCCCGGCGATGAAGATGATTTTCTGTAAGTAGTCcaggaaaagaaattttattcttttttacaaaaaaaaaaaaagaaatcagcaTTATAACTGTACATATTATATCATTATCCGCATACGAATGCAGTATCGCTGAAGCTAGGCAACCCCTGTGGCGAAAAGTTCCAGTTCCTTCAAGCCTAGTCAATCCCTATCGGATTGTTATCGTCCTCAGGCTCGTCATTCTCTGCTTTTTCTTCCACTTCCGAATCTTGGCCCCGGCCTACGATGCCTTCCCTCTCTGGATCATCTCCGTGATATGCGAGATATGGTTCGGGCTGTCGTGGATTCTTGATCAGTTCCCCAAATGGCTCCCCATCAACCGGGAAACGTACCTGGATCGCCTGTCCCTGAGGTATGAGAGGGAGGGTGAACCAAACCGTCTGTCCCCGGTCGATGTCTTCGTCAGTACCGTGGATCCTCTCAAGGAACCGCCCATTATAACTGCCAATACCGTTCTGTCGATTCTGGCGGTGGATTATCCGGTGGAAAAGGTGAGCTGCTACGTGTCGGACGATGGTGCGGCGATGCTGCTGTTCGACACGCTGTCGGAGACTGCAGAATTTGCACGGAGGTGGGTTCCGTTCTGCAAGAAGTACAGCGTGGAGCCTAGAGCTCCGGAGTTCTATTTCTCTGAGAAGATTGATTACTTGAAGGATAAGGTGCAACACACCTTCGTCAAGGATCGTAGGGCCATGAAGGTAATTAAGCAAATCTTGTGATCAAATCATTTAAATGTTACAGGCTAGCTATCAGATACTAATGAAGAAATTGGTAATGCTTTATATACCGTAGAGAGAATACGAGGAATTCAAAGTAAAAATAAACGCATTGGTGGCAAAGGCTCAGAAGAAACCAGAAGAAGGATGGGTTATGCAAGATGGAACCCCCTGGCCTGGAAACAACACCCGCGATCACCCCGGCATGATTCAGGTTCTCACCTCACTAATTACGTACCTCCCAGTAAAATTTCAGTCAAAAGAACTCATAAATTAAGTGCTAATTAATTATAAATACAAGAGGATTTGGATTATATTTGTTTATGTAGGTGTATTTGGGGAGTGAAGGTGCACTGGACGTGGAAGGTAAAGAGCTGCCGAGACTGGTGTACGTTTCTCGTGAGAAGCGACCCGGTTACCAACACCACAAGAAAGCCGGTGCCATGAATGCTCTGGTTGGTATATATAACTACTGTAATTAACTACCAGTATTACTACGTCAAATTCTATGCTACTTTCATGGAGTTTTATCAACTAATATGGCCATATATTCAGCCATAAATCAGACATAAATAACAATCTCTACACAAAAAATCCTGGCGACCTGTTTGATCCGGTGGTAGTTCAGTTCCCTCTGAATTACCCTGAGATCTCTTCAAgtcctcccctcccctcccctctaGTGTAGGATAATCTATCGTatcgacaaataaaaaaaaaatacatgtaTGATATATTTATATACCGTGTATAGGTGCGGGTGTCTGCAGTGCTGACAAATGCACCCTTCATGTTGAACTTGGATTGTGATCACTACCTCAACAACAGCAAGGCCCTCAGGGAAGGAATGTGCTTTTTAATGGATCCCCATGTCGCCAAGAAAATCTGCTACGTCCAGTTCCCTCAACGCTTCGACGGTATTGACCGTCACGACCGATACGCTAATCGCAACGTTGTCTTCTTTGACGTACGTGTCTTATGTTTTTTCATTCACACTCTGGTAGATTTATCTCTACTCATTTCTATTAGCCAAAGTAGCGGTGTTTTGAAAATCGAATCGAACCAACCAGTTCAACAGATTGGATTGCAAACTGGTCATGCCTCCAATTcagttcaataaaaaaaaattcaaagaatcAATTGAATAGGTTAAACCAATAAAAATCAGGAGGTTCAATTGCtttttattaaatatttattttctaaaataaatattttagttttatttaaaatttttaatagtaaaataaataaaaatttattaaactttCAAATCAGATTGAATCGATCGCGTGAATCGAAAGGTTTTCTGATTTATCCTCCGGTCTGAGTTTAAAAATCATTGCAAAGTAGTGGTAACAAAACATACTCGGAAAAGAATAAATGCATTGCATTTTTGGTGTCTCCTCTATCAGCAGCTTGTCTCCAACTTGatttatgtattaacttttAGAGTTCTTATATTTGTTTAGAGAAATATTCCTCAGAAAAACAATGTGtttgaaaaccggaccggaccggccggtcgaactGCGAACCTGCAATGGCACCGGTCCGGTTCCATGCTTAGGTTGACTTTGCCAGAAAATCGGTCAAACCCGATAAAAACCGTGAAACCCGTTGAACTAGATTGAACCGGTTTTCGagttttccctctttttttttttttttttttgcaaaatgtttctatcaagattcgaactcaaAACCTTTGCAATCGAAGAACAATGTAATAAccattgcaccatcacatcttatttgttttttttttgataatttatttatataaaacaaacatttatatttcattttttcatttttttttacaaaatttcattctctcatgactttttctttttaattttcaactctctatttctctctcatcttttcttttgtcactcccttttttaatcaaacctctttagttttaatttattgatgttttcttctatcttttaattttgtttttgtccattaaattgaaaaaagttaaaaaagaattatttttctttaaccaaaattatttaatgccacaaccactcacttttatctcattttttgtttcttatcaagtttgcatttttattttcaattctcttgacttctttcgagctccaaactttcttttttaaattacaatatttaaatctcaaatatgtaaattaaaatttaagttcacaatgttaaattctcatagacgtgaattttgtataatttcaaaatattgtgatatttttgagtTGGATTTGcgatttttttggtagatataattaacattgagatgaaatttatttgttttaacttataatttaaaaagttgaaccggtccgaccgattgaacctcgaccctttcaccttaccggttcaattaacggtccgagttttaaaacattgcaaaaaaatgaaaaagaaaaaaaaaagagaaataaaatCTGCTAGTCTGGGCCTTAAGGGGCTGTAGGACCTCGAAGCCCGCTATTTAATTGTGTATCATCTGCAATTTTGGATGCAGATCAACATGAAGGGCTTGGACGGAATCCAAGGGCCTGTATATGTGGGAACTGGATGTGTGTTCAACAGGCAGGCATTGTACGGGTACGATCCACCAGCATCGGCAAAGAGGCCCAAGATGACCTGCGACTGCTGGCCCAGATGGTGCTGCTGTTGCTGTGGCGGTTCGAGGAAGGCCAAGTCCAAAAAGAAGGGATCATCCGTCAAGGGCCTGCTAGATGGAATTGGAACCTtcagcaagaaaaagaaaatgcaggGCAAGAGCTACACCAGGAAATCATCTGCACCAGTCTTCGATCTGGAAGAGATCGAAGAAGGCCTTGAAGGATATGATGAGCTAGAGAAATCATCCCTCATGTcccaaaagaacttcgagaaacGTTTTGGACAGTCACCAGTTTTCATTACATCCACACTTATGGAAGAAGGTGGCCTCCCTGAAGGGACTAATCCCGGGTCGCTCATTAAAGAAGCCATTCACGTAATCAGCTGTGGCTATGAAGAGAAAACCGAGTGGGGCAAAGAGGTAGGTAACTACCATTAGCACAGAATGGTTCTCCATTTGTTCGACCATAGAGGCCAGTTTTGTGGAGCGTAAACTTACAAACTACTATTGTTTGTGGGTCAACTTCAGACGCGAATAGCTTAATTTTATAGACGTCTTCTTGATTGCTAGTTCTAAAACCTAGCTATAATGGAAAACTGTTGCTCTCCGAGTCAAAATCAACGTTTAACAAATGTCGCACCACCAATAGTAACCTGTTTTAGCTTGAAATGCCACTGGAACCACACTGTTTTAATTGTTTCGAGTGTAATGTACGTAAGCTGTCATCTGATAAGTTTTCGCTTCTTTCAGATTGGATGGATATATGGTTCGGTTACAGAGGATATTCTGACAGGCTTCAAGATGCATTGTAGAGGATGGAGATCAATATACTGCTCACCAAAGAGACCAGCTTTCAAGGGATCAGCTCCGATCAATCTATCGGATAGGTTGCACCAAGTCCTGAGATGGGCTCTTGGTTCTGTTGAAATCTTCCTCAGCCGGCATTGCCCGCTTTGGTATGGCTACGGAGGAAAGTTGAAATGGCTACAAAGACTTGCTTATGTTAACACAATTGTTTATCCATTCACTTCCATTGCTCTACTTGCCTATTGCACGCTTCCTGCTGTGTGTCTTCTCACCGGAAAGTTCATTGTCCCGACTGTAAGAATTCTTGATGTCCATAAAATAAATGACTAACTTCTTTTCGCTGAAATCCACTTTGTTTTTTCGGCATCTGACAAGTGTATCATGATTTGTGCAGCTAAACAACTTCGGTAGCCTATGGTTCATTGCTCTTTTCATGTCAATCATAGTCACAGGCGTGCTTGAGCTCAGATGGAGTGGCGTCAGCATTGAGGACTGGTGGAGAAATGAGCAGTTTTGGGTCATAGGTGGCGTCTCAGCTCATCTTTTTGCTGTCTTCCAGGGCCTTCTAAAGGTCCTTGCAGGAGTCGACACCAACTTTACTGTAACAGCGAAGGCTGCTGAGGACACCGAGTTTGGGGAGCTCTACATGTTCAAGTGGACTACCCTTCTCATCCCGCCAACAACTCTGATAATCCTGAATATGGTTGGTGTTGTTGCTGGAGTTTCAGATGCAATTAACAATGGATATACCTCATGGGGCCCACTTTTTGGCAAGCTGTTCTTCTCCTTCTGGGTCATTGTTCATCTTTACCCTTTCCTAAAGGGTCTGATGGGAAGGCAAAACCGGACTCCCACAATTGTGGTTCTTTGGTCGGTACTTTTAGCATCCATCTTCTCGCTGGTTTGGGTCAGAATTGACCCTTTCTTGCCCAAGCAAACTGGCCCCATACTCAAACAATGCGGAGTGGAGTGCTAGCAAGCCTATACTAGTACATTTCTTTATGCAGTTGCTCCTCAATTTCGTTCAATTTTGCTAGGTCTTTCCTTTGGTTGCAAGTAAAAATAGTTTTATGTCGTCAGTGATAAGAATCCTACCAGTTTCGGACGAGGAATTAAAGGCACTGGCATATGTAAATTTTCGAGATACAAGTGCTGTAAGACGTATCTGGACTACCTTTTTCCCATACAATCCATGTTCCTTTACATTTTTGTGACTGATTACTTGTTCCAGCAGGGTATAAACCTGGAACTTTGCTTGATCTTGTGAAAATGCACTGCAACTACATATTAATTTCCCTTTTTCACTTCGAAGAGAAGAGTGTAACAAAGGCTCAGGTTCGTGCTGTGTAGACACATAGCTTTGACATGCATCCGCATATGGATTCTTGCTCGATGTAGCATAGGGAGAACGACAAATGCTGTCCTTCTAGTTAATTCCTAACAAGTTATCAGCACCAAGTAAGAAAATATATTTCATTATGCTTGGGcaattatcattttttttctgtaatTTTAAAGTTCTTGTCCAATTAGCTAGTATAATGGGAAATCAAAATTGGAATACGGCATTCATTCTTGGGTAGAAAATTTTGCGGCTGTACATATCTTGCAGTTATCAACTATAATGCTTGGGGCATTGTTGCCAAACTAACAAAGCTTGCCTACTAGTTTCTAGAAATCCCTATTTCTGATAACTGGTTAGCTTGCCAATTGTTATTCTTCCGAGGGGTTCCGGGAGGTAAGCCCGGGTTTGAGCAGCTAATTCTTGAGCAACGGAACGCATGGCTGGCCGTGTCTCTGGAGTTGTGCGAGTGCATGCTAAAGCTAAAGTGACCACAAACACCACTTCCTCAGCTGATCGTCCTCTGGGGGGTGGCAGCCTTTGGTCAAGGAGGTCCTTCAGAAGTGTGTCGGAATCAGTCGAGGCTGTTGCAGACGACAGTGAAGACACAAGTTCTCCTGGATGCTTTCCCATCATAACTTCCAATGCAACCACTCCAAAGCTATAAACGTCGCATTTCTCAGTAACCCGCATGGTCATCGCAAGCTCTGCATAGGTATATAACAAAAGTCATTATTAGTTTGATAACTAATGAAACTTATCGCAAGGTATGTTGCTGAAGCTAACCAGACATAAATTGGCAAAGATTAAGTAACCTGGTGCCATATAGCCATAAGAACCAGCAACTGTAGTCCAGTTGGATGAATCTGAATTTAGTAGTTTTGCTGTCCCAAAATCTGAAAGTCTTGGCTCAAACTCTGACTCAAGAAGAATGTTATTTATTGATACATCTCGATGGACAATAGGTGGAGAGCAATCATGGTGCAAGTAAGAAAGTGCATGAGCCACTCCCTGTACTATTCTCACCCTTGTACTCCAATCCAGATCAATTGCCATCTCATCATCGTACAGAATTTTTCCTAAGCTACCTCTTTCGATGTACTCGTATACCAAATACATGCATCCCCACTTTGAGCAAAATCCATGAAGCTTGATGATATTTCTGTGACGTACTTCTGTCAGAGTTTTTATCTCATTTTCGAAACTGCGCCGGTTTGTCAATGGAATATCATTGGAATCTGACATGTTGAGCCTTTTGACTGCCACAATCTGACCGTTGGGTATGGCTGCTTTATATACGCTTCCAAATCCTCCTCTTCCAATGCAAAATCTCTCACTGAAGCCTTCTGTGGCTTTTGCAATATCACCAAATGTAaatttcccttctttttcccatattagagattctgAACTCTCAAATCCCTTGGAAATTTTAGCCTCTTCATCATGCTGCTTTGCCTTTCCTCGAAACATGCAGCATCCAGCAATGATGGTTGCTAGAAGAATGAGACATACAGCCGGAACAGTTGCACCAATAATAACCTTCTTGTTGCTGTTCTTTGAATTCCTTGGTTCATTTGAAGAACAGCTGGACAATCCTTGTGCATCTCCACATAAACCAGAGTTTCCAATAAAAGCTGTAGCTGGAGCTACCCGGAAAATGCTATTACTGGGAATTGGACCAGACAACTGATTGTAAGAGAAGTCAATGCCCCGTAAACTAGCCATGCCAGACAATGCTGGTGGAATTCTACCTGAGAGATCATTATGTGATACATTAAATATCTCCAGCGAGGTAAGCCTTCCCAAGTCTGGCGGAATCATTCCTGATAGCGAGTTGTTACTGAGATCCAAAAGATACTGTAATCCCATCAAGTTCGCCAGTTCAGATGGTATATCACCTGATAACATGTTGTCGCTCAAATCTAAAGTCAATAAGCCATGGCAATCGCCAAGGCCTTCCGGTATGCCTCCATTCAGTTTATTTGTTGAAAAATCAAGATATTGCAGCTTTGTCAATTTGCTAATGCTTTTAGGGATCTGTCCTCTCAGCTGATTGTTGCTCAAGTTGAGATTGAAAAGCAGGGCTAGATTCCCGAGCTCTTCTGGAATTTCAccagtcaattcatttgatcccAAGTTAAGGACACCTAACCGTGTCAAATTCCCTAGCTCAGCTGGAATCCTACCAGATATCTTGTTTCCATCCAATTGAAGATTTGTAAGGTTCTGACACTGCCCCCATTGAGGTGAAAGCTGGCCTGTAAGTTGGTTGCCACTAAGAGAGATAAACTCAAGGGCTGGATGAACTCCGAATGTCTCTGATACATTTCCAGAAAACTTGTTTCCTTCCATCCTCACTCTGACTAATTTGGAGCAGTTCTTCAAGCACCCGGGCAACGGCCCTGTCAAATAATTTCCATTCACCGTGAATTCCTCCAAAGCAAAACCACTACATATTTGTGGTGGCAGTTGACCAGTAAAGCTGTTATTTGAAAAGCTTACATTTGCCAAAATAGGACTGTTCTTCCCCAAGTCCCTGGGAATGATACCGGAAAACTTATTTGTAAAGAGGGAGAGAGTCTGCAGATTACTAAGATTAGAGATTTCGTCAGGCAAGTCTCCATTGAATTGGTTGCCATTGAGACTAAGAGAAGTAAGCACAGTTAAATTTCCGATCTCTGGTGGAATTGGTCCACTCAGATTGTTGGAAAATAGTTGCAACATTCGAAGATTTGTGAGGTTTCCAAGTTTTGGCGGTATTGGACCAGAAAGCTGGTTACCAGAAAGATCCAGAACCGTCAAACTT is drawn from Coffea arabica cultivar ET-39 chromosome 1c, Coffea Arabica ET-39 HiFi, whole genome shotgun sequence and contains these coding sequences:
- the LOC140004234 gene encoding cellulose synthase A catalytic subunit 4 [UDP-forming]-like isoform X1 yields the protein MAAGLVTGSHARNEHDHVIHGMEDEQRPPTRESGNKTKICRVCGDEIGLKENGEVFAACHECGFPVCRPCYEYERSDGDQCCPQCHARYKRHKGCPRIEGDDEDNFDDDFEDEFQLRNHHDTSPDRRQRYWENGEYNHQHLHTNGAAHHSVAGSVVGGKEEGEEDDQKETYSTSEWKERVEKWKTRQEKRGLVTKLDDGGNDPGDEDDFLIAEARQPLWRKVPVPSSLVNPYRIVIVLRLVILCFFFHFRILAPAYDAFPLWIISVICEIWFGLSWILDQFPKWLPINRETYLDRLSLRYEREGEPNRLSPVDVFVSTVDPLKEPPIITANTVLSILAVDYPVEKVSCYVSDDGAAMLLFDTLSETAEFARRWVPFCKKYSVEPRAPEFYFSEKIDYLKDKVQHTFVKDRRAMKREYEEFKVKINALVAKAQKKPEEGWVMQDGTPWPGNNTRDHPGMIQVYLGSEGALDVEGKELPRLVYVSREKRPGYQHHKKAGAMNALVRVSAVLTNAPFMLNLDCDHYLNNSKALREGMCFLMDPHVAKKICYVQFPQRFDGIDRHDRYANRNVVFFDINMKGLDGIQGPVYVGTGCVFNRQALYGYDPPASAKRPKMTCDCWPRWCCCCCGGSRKAKSKKKGSSVKGLLDGIGTFSKKKKMQGKSYTRKSSAPVFDLEEIEEGLEGYDELEKSSLMSQKNFEKRFGQSPVFITSTLMEEGGLPEGTNPGSLIKEAIHVISCGYEEKTEWGKEIGWIYGSVTEDILTGFKMHCRGWRSIYCSPKRPAFKGSAPINLSDRLHQVLRWALGSVEIFLSRHCPLWYGYGGKLKWLQRLAYVNTIVYPFTSIALLAYCTLPAVCLLTGKFIVPTLNNFGSLWFIALFMSIIVTGVLELRWSGVSIEDWWRNEQFWVIGGVSAHLFAVFQGLLKVLAGVDTNFTVTAKAAEDTEFGELYMFKWTTLLIPPTTLIILNMVGVVAGVSDAINNGYTSWGPLFGKLFFSFWVIVHLYPFLKGLMGRQNRTPTIVVLWSVLLASIFSLVWVRIDPFLPKQTGPILKQCGVEC
- the LOC140004234 gene encoding cellulose synthase A catalytic subunit 4 [UDP-forming]-like isoform X2 is translated as MAAGLVTGSHARNEHDHVIHGMEDERPPTRESGNKTKICRVCGDEIGLKENGEVFAACHECGFPVCRPCYEYERSDGDQCCPQCHARYKRHKGCPRIEGDDEDNFDDDFEDEFQLRNHHDTSPDRRQRYWENGEYNHQHLHTNGAAHHSVAGSVVGGKEEGEEDDQKETYSTSEWKERVEKWKTRQEKRGLVTKLDDGGNDPGDEDDFLIAEARQPLWRKVPVPSSLVNPYRIVIVLRLVILCFFFHFRILAPAYDAFPLWIISVICEIWFGLSWILDQFPKWLPINRETYLDRLSLRYEREGEPNRLSPVDVFVSTVDPLKEPPIITANTVLSILAVDYPVEKVSCYVSDDGAAMLLFDTLSETAEFARRWVPFCKKYSVEPRAPEFYFSEKIDYLKDKVQHTFVKDRRAMKREYEEFKVKINALVAKAQKKPEEGWVMQDGTPWPGNNTRDHPGMIQVYLGSEGALDVEGKELPRLVYVSREKRPGYQHHKKAGAMNALVRVSAVLTNAPFMLNLDCDHYLNNSKALREGMCFLMDPHVAKKICYVQFPQRFDGIDRHDRYANRNVVFFDINMKGLDGIQGPVYVGTGCVFNRQALYGYDPPASAKRPKMTCDCWPRWCCCCCGGSRKAKSKKKGSSVKGLLDGIGTFSKKKKMQGKSYTRKSSAPVFDLEEIEEGLEGYDELEKSSLMSQKNFEKRFGQSPVFITSTLMEEGGLPEGTNPGSLIKEAIHVISCGYEEKTEWGKEIGWIYGSVTEDILTGFKMHCRGWRSIYCSPKRPAFKGSAPINLSDRLHQVLRWALGSVEIFLSRHCPLWYGYGGKLKWLQRLAYVNTIVYPFTSIALLAYCTLPAVCLLTGKFIVPTLNNFGSLWFIALFMSIIVTGVLELRWSGVSIEDWWRNEQFWVIGGVSAHLFAVFQGLLKVLAGVDTNFTVTAKAAEDTEFGELYMFKWTTLLIPPTTLIILNMVGVVAGVSDAINNGYTSWGPLFGKLFFSFWVIVHLYPFLKGLMGRQNRTPTIVVLWSVLLASIFSLVWVRIDPFLPKQTGPILKQCGVEC
- the LOC140037605 gene encoding uncharacterized protein; translation: MTTSHRTRFLLLLLLHIIFSSFLPLNISSSATTEAQALVKWKNSLSSSSLDSWSLNNVTSLCSWTGIVCNRAGTTISGINLSGANITGTLDQLDFTSLANVAVFNLNGNNFSGFVPSGIGNLSKLIFLDLSNNLFEDIIPVDIGSLKELQYLSFVNNNLNGTLPYQIGNLQKVRHLDLGSNYLENPDWSKFTSFPLLTHLSISYNELTLGFPDFIPRCKNLTYLDLSLNHLTGPIPEPVFTDLGKLEYLNLTGNSFQGQLSPFTNLSKLKVLRLGENNFSGSIPEGISLLPDLSMLELSNNSFQGKIPSSIGQLKNLQALDLRINRLNSTIPSELGLCTNLTYLALALNSLTGPLPLSLSSLIKISDLGLSDNSLSGQISPHFIGNWTGLTSLQLQNNRFSGRIPSEIGLLLNLNILFMYNNQFSGTIPPEIGNLQSLTVLDLSGNQLSGPIPPKLGNLTNLRMLQLFSNNLSGPIPPEIGNLTVLTSLSLNGNQFNGDLPDEISNLSNLQTLSLFTNKFSGIIPRDLGKNSPILANVSFSNNSFTGQLPPQICSGFALEEFTVNGNYLTGPLPGCLKNCSKLVRVRMEGNKFSGNVSETFGVHPALEFISLSGNQLTGQLSPQWGQCQNLTNLQLDGNKISGRIPAELGNLTRLGVLNLGSNELTGEIPEELGNLALLFNLNLSNNQLRGQIPKSISKLTKLQYLDFSTNKLNGGIPEGLGDCHGLLTLDLSDNMLSGDIPSELANLMGLQYLLDLSNNSLSGMIPPDLGRLTSLEIFNVSHNDLSGRIPPALSGMASLRGIDFSYNQLSGPIPSNSIFRVAPATAFIGNSGLCGDAQGLSSCSSNEPRNSKNSNKKVIIGATVPAVCLILLATIIAGCCMFRGKAKQHDEEAKISKGFESSESLIWEKEGKFTFGDIAKATEGFSERFCIGRGGFGSVYKAAIPNGQIVAVKRLNMSDSNDIPLTNRRSFENEIKTLTEVRHRNIIKLHGFCSKWGCMYLVYEYIERGSLGKILYDDEMAIDLDWSTRVRIVQGVAHALSYLHHDCSPPIVHRDVSINNILLESEFEPRLSDFGTAKLLNSDSSNWTTVAGSYGYMAPELAMTMRVTEKCDVYSFGVVALEVMMGKHPGELVSSLSSATASTDSDTLLKDLLDQRLPPPRGRSAEEVVFVVTLALACTRTTPETRPAMRSVAQELAAQTRAYLPEPLGRITIGKLTSYQK